From a single Lentisphaera profundi genomic region:
- a CDS encoding glycosyltransferase family 2 protein — MTSIIITAFNYEKYLERAIRSAIKQSIKDYEIIVVNDCSTDRTKEILDNYTDEVRVYNLEKNVGLSAARNFGLRKAKGQFVTFLDADDYIHSDLLYTSSLFLYENNDLDAISVDYHLVDERGNHIEMINADKSPIACGILFRKDQLFEIGLYDECFLAREEEDLRIRFLKKYKITRIPIPLYRYRMHQRNLTKDDKKMDVFKDQLERKHV; from the coding sequence ATGACATCTATAATTATAACCGCCTTTAACTACGAAAAATACCTAGAGCGCGCCATAAGAAGTGCAATAAAACAAAGCATTAAAGATTATGAAATTATTGTCGTAAATGACTGTAGCACCGACCGCACAAAAGAAATCCTCGATAATTATACAGATGAAGTCCGCGTTTATAATTTAGAAAAGAATGTGGGACTCTCTGCGGCCAGAAATTTTGGCCTCAGAAAAGCAAAAGGTCAGTTTGTCACTTTCCTTGACGCCGATGACTACATTCATAGTGATTTACTCTATACATCATCACTGTTCTTATATGAAAACAATGACTTAGATGCCATTTCTGTTGATTATCATCTCGTTGATGAAAGAGGAAATCATATAGAAATGATAAACGCAGATAAATCACCAATTGCCTGTGGCATACTGTTTAGGAAAGACCAACTCTTTGAAATTGGTTTATACGATGAATGTTTTTTAGCTAGAGAGGAGGAAGATCTAAGAATTCGCTTCCTAAAAAAATATAAAATCACTAGAATCCCCATCCCTCTCTATAGATATAGGATGCATCAACGTAATTTAACTAAAGATGACAAAAAAATGGATGTTTTTAAAGATCAATTAGAAAGGAAACATGTTTAA
- a CDS encoding aminotransferase class III-fold pyridoxal phosphate-dependent enzyme, giving the protein MQIGKSQKLYTKAKKIIPGGTQLLSKRPEMFLPDYWPAYFSKAKGCEVWDLDNKHYYDFAYMGVGANLLGYANDIIDQKVIESIHNGTNSTLNCPEEIDLAEKLISLHPWSDMVRYTKTGGEAMSVAVRIARAHTHKEKILFCGYHGWHDWYIASNLSSDSSLNGHLLPGLSPAGVPQSLEGTSFPFTYNDTEGFKTLFESHKGELACIVMEPVRNHEPSTEFLTTIRTLCTAYNIVLIVDEITAGFRMNIGGAHLRYDFEPDIATFGKAFSNGYPMGAIIGKRKIMEAAQGSFISSLFWTERTGLTAALATIKEMESQNTPDTIMKVGTRVKNAWLEISESTVVPITITGLPSVISMSFDHEKKLELKTLLTQEMLKRGFLATTAFYACSAHEPYIDHYLDNLKAVFQTLKIAIDNNTIEASLLGEVCHAGFKRLT; this is encoded by the coding sequence ATGCAGATAGGTAAATCTCAAAAACTGTATACCAAAGCCAAAAAAATCATTCCCGGTGGCACTCAACTTTTATCGAAACGCCCAGAGATGTTTTTACCTGATTACTGGCCTGCTTACTTTTCTAAGGCTAAAGGTTGTGAAGTTTGGGATCTAGATAATAAGCACTATTACGACTTTGCTTACATGGGAGTAGGAGCAAATTTACTCGGCTATGCAAATGATATTATTGATCAAAAGGTTATTGAGTCAATTCATAATGGAACTAACTCTACATTAAATTGCCCCGAAGAAATTGACTTAGCCGAAAAACTAATATCGCTCCACCCGTGGTCTGATATGGTTAGATACACAAAAACTGGTGGTGAAGCCATGTCCGTAGCCGTTCGTATTGCTCGTGCTCATACCCACAAAGAAAAAATATTATTTTGTGGGTATCATGGTTGGCACGATTGGTATATAGCCTCAAACTTAAGTTCTGATAGCTCATTAAATGGTCACCTACTTCCCGGCCTCTCTCCTGCAGGTGTCCCACAATCACTTGAGGGAACATCTTTCCCCTTCACTTATAACGATACTGAAGGCTTTAAAACTCTATTTGAGAGCCATAAAGGTGAACTCGCTTGTATCGTCATGGAACCAGTCAGAAATCATGAGCCATCCACAGAATTCCTAACAACTATTCGCACTTTATGTACTGCATATAATATCGTATTAATCGTCGACGAAATCACTGCTGGATTTAGAATGAATATTGGAGGAGCTCATCTTCGTTATGATTTTGAACCCGATATTGCTACTTTTGGTAAAGCTTTTAGTAATGGTTACCCAATGGGAGCCATTATTGGTAAGAGAAAAATCATGGAGGCTGCACAAGGCTCTTTCATCAGCAGCCTTTTTTGGACTGAACGCACGGGCTTAACCGCAGCCTTAGCTACTATCAAAGAGATGGAAAGTCAGAATACACCCGACACTATTATGAAAGTGGGAACTCGAGTCAAAAATGCTTGGCTAGAAATTTCTGAATCAACTGTTGTCCCCATTACAATAACAGGCCTACCCTCAGTTATTTCCATGAGCTTTGATCATGAGAAAAAGCTTGAGTTAAAAACCCTTTTAACTCAAGAAATGTTAAAGCGTGGTTTCTTAGCTACCACAGCATTTTACGCTTGCTCCGCCCATGAGCCCTATATCGATCACTATCTAGATAATTTAAAAGCCGTTTTTCAAACACTAAAAATCGCCATCGACAACAATACGATTGAAGCTTCACTTCTAGGGGAAGTTTGTCACGCAGGATTTAAAAGGTTAACCTAA
- a CDS encoding N-acetylneuraminate synthase family protein — protein MKTTDIFPKHKGNSPYIIAEAGVNHEGSIDLAKRLIEEAKEGGAHAIKFQTYKAETIASKDSPYYWDLNSEPTTSQYELFKKYDSFWKEEYGQLKEHCDKFDIEFMSTAFDAESAIFLNELMNVFKISSSDLTNLPFIELQCSFNKPVLLSTGAAYKWEIMQALESIHKYKNPTCLFHCILNYPTPNKNANLAMIRDLKQTFPNVVPGYSDHTLPGDMSNLVYSALLGAQIIEKHFTHDKTLPGNDHYHAMDKEDLKHFWTKWNEVEELLGHSEITALDVENSARQNARRSLVTSRYIKAGTMITEADLTWKRPASGISPKYISDVIGSRVLKDIPEDSVMKWSMLEGQ, from the coding sequence ATGAAAACAACCGATATCTTCCCAAAACATAAGGGTAACAGCCCTTATATAATCGCCGAAGCAGGCGTGAATCATGAAGGCTCCATTGACCTGGCTAAGCGTCTTATCGAAGAAGCAAAAGAAGGTGGCGCTCACGCCATTAAATTCCAAACCTATAAAGCAGAAACAATCGCCTCCAAAGACTCACCTTACTACTGGGATTTGAATTCAGAACCCACGACAAGTCAGTATGAACTATTCAAAAAATATGATAGTTTTTGGAAGGAAGAATACGGCCAATTAAAAGAGCATTGCGATAAGTTTGATATTGAATTCATGAGTACAGCTTTTGATGCTGAATCAGCAATCTTTTTAAATGAACTTATGAATGTGTTTAAAATCTCTTCATCAGATTTAACCAATCTTCCCTTCATTGAATTACAATGCTCATTTAATAAGCCCGTCCTTTTATCCACCGGTGCAGCTTACAAATGGGAAATCATGCAGGCACTCGAAAGCATCCACAAATATAAAAACCCCACTTGCCTTTTCCATTGTATTTTGAATTACCCGACGCCCAATAAAAATGCTAATTTAGCGATGATCAGAGATTTGAAACAAACTTTCCCCAATGTAGTTCCGGGCTACTCTGATCACACTTTACCTGGTGACATGTCAAACCTTGTCTATTCTGCTTTACTTGGCGCTCAAATTATTGAGAAACATTTCACCCATGACAAGACTTTGCCTGGTAATGATCATTACCATGCTATGGATAAAGAAGATTTAAAACATTTTTGGACGAAATGGAATGAAGTCGAAGAATTACTAGGTCACTCAGAGATCACCGCTCTAGATGTTGAAAATTCTGCTCGTCAAAATGCTCGCCGCAGTCTCGTTACAAGTCGATATATAAAAGCAGGCACTATGATCACCGAAGCTGACCTGACATGGAAACGTCCTGCTTCGGGTATCTCCCCCAAATATATATCAGACGTAATTGGATCACGCGTACTCAAAGACATCCCAGAAGATAGCGTCATGAAGTGGAGCATGCTGGAAGGTCAATGA
- a CDS encoding glycosyltransferase family protein produces MKNILMLIQARMGSSRLPQKVLTEIAEKPLIQHLWDRLKKSQFIEHSAIITTTNKEDDQLVAYCNANHIPIHRGSDWDVLDRFYQSSLNYPNSDTIVRICSDNPLHSYKVLDFVINQYLGSNVDYFSNSNHEPDYLEDGFDVEIFSKETLHTAWKNAKLLSEREHVTPYIKNSGLFKCAWKKACKDYHFKLSVDTENDRLAVEEIFKALRSIEDFSIEEVVTLLQEKPEILKINQESIINSGYLKSLKEDKEIY; encoded by the coding sequence ATGAAAAATATTTTAATGCTCATTCAAGCTCGCATGGGTTCGTCACGTTTACCACAAAAAGTTCTGACTGAAATCGCTGAAAAACCTTTAATTCAACATCTGTGGGATCGCTTAAAAAAAAGTCAATTTATTGAACACTCGGCCATTATCACTACTACCAATAAAGAGGATGATCAATTAGTCGCTTATTGCAATGCCAATCATATCCCTATACATCGTGGTTCTGATTGGGATGTACTTGATCGTTTTTACCAAAGTTCTTTAAATTATCCTAATTCCGACACTATCGTAAGAATATGTTCAGACAACCCGCTACACAGTTATAAAGTTTTGGATTTTGTCATTAATCAATACCTAGGTTCAAACGTTGATTATTTTTCAAATTCAAATCATGAGCCAGACTATTTAGAAGATGGCTTTGATGTAGAAATTTTTTCCAAAGAAACCTTACATACAGCATGGAAAAATGCAAAGCTTTTATCTGAGCGTGAACACGTCACTCCCTATATAAAAAACTCCGGTTTGTTTAAATGTGCATGGAAGAAAGCCTGTAAAGATTATCATTTTAAGCTATCGGTTGACACCGAAAATGATCGACTTGCCGTTGAGGAAATTTTTAAAGCTCTACGTAGTATCGAGGATTTCTCTATTGAAGAGGTTGTCACTTTACTCCAAGAAAAACCCGAAATCCTAAAAATCAACCAAGAGAGTATTATTAACTCAGGGTATCTAAAGTCCCTTAAAGAAGATAAGGAAATCTACTGA
- a CDS encoding DUF4910 domain-containing protein yields the protein MIKDLEQLFDDLWPICRSITGDGLRQSFKLLQEVAPYRLTEVPSGTKVFDWEVPREWNIHQAYILDPEGKRICDFKVNNLHVVNYSCPITCEMSLEQLIPHLHYLENQPEIIPYITSYYQDNWGFCLSHNQFKSLREGLYQVVIASSLEKGSLTYGDLILKGASEQEILLTSYLCHPSMAINELSGPLVLSFLYRELNKIKNRKFTYRFVLAPETIGHIAYIDQHHQILKKNVVAGYVITCVGHDGKFVYKKSRLGDKTVDQITEHYLKFSAKTFEARPFTTGGSDERQYCSPGIDLPVGSLMRTPYKEYAEYHTSADNKAIISFDALQETVEAYQDLVKCIELNQTYIRTNPHCEVQLGKRGLYDNIGAWTKRNDFRSNLLNFLAFCDGNLSLLEISELSQTFILDYTAVIEACLEHDLIKLT from the coding sequence ATGATTAAAGATCTAGAACAGCTTTTTGATGACTTATGGCCCATATGCAGAAGTATTACGGGTGATGGCCTTAGACAGTCATTTAAATTATTACAGGAAGTTGCGCCCTATCGATTAACAGAAGTTCCTTCTGGAACCAAAGTTTTTGATTGGGAAGTTCCTAGAGAATGGAATATTCATCAGGCCTACATTCTTGATCCCGAGGGTAAAAGAATTTGTGACTTCAAGGTAAATAACTTACACGTCGTTAATTATAGTTGCCCGATCACATGTGAAATGAGTTTAGAGCAGCTCATTCCTCATCTGCATTATCTTGAAAATCAACCCGAAATAATCCCCTATATAACCTCCTATTATCAAGATAACTGGGGATTTTGCTTAAGTCACAATCAATTTAAGTCACTGAGAGAAGGTTTATATCAAGTAGTTATAGCAAGTTCACTTGAAAAAGGTAGCCTCACCTACGGCGATCTCATTCTAAAAGGAGCATCCGAGCAGGAAATATTATTAACCTCTTATCTCTGCCATCCGAGTATGGCTATTAACGAATTATCCGGCCCTTTAGTTTTATCTTTTTTATACCGAGAACTCAATAAAATCAAAAATAGGAAGTTCACTTATCGTTTTGTTCTTGCGCCAGAGACCATTGGCCATATTGCCTACATCGATCAACACCATCAAATTTTAAAGAAAAACGTTGTCGCTGGCTATGTTATAACATGTGTTGGTCATGATGGGAAATTCGTCTACAAAAAATCCCGTTTAGGCGATAAAACTGTTGATCAAATCACGGAACATTATTTGAAATTTTCTGCTAAAACATTTGAAGCTAGACCTTTTACGACCGGAGGAAGCGACGAACGACAATACTGTAGTCCTGGCATTGATCTACCCGTAGGTTCACTTATGCGTACGCCATATAAAGAATACGCTGAGTATCATACTTCTGCAGATAATAAAGCCATAATTTCTTTTGACGCCTTACAAGAGACCGTAGAAGCATACCAAGATTTGGTCAAGTGTATTGAGCTCAACCAAACGTACATTCGTACTAATCCACACTGTGAAGTCCAATTGGGTAAAAGAGGCTTATACGATAATATTGGCGCTTGGACAAAAAGGAATGACTTTAGATCAAACTTGTTAAATTTCTTAGCATTCTGTGATGGGAATTTGTCACTTCTCGAAATTTCTGAATTAAGTCAAACCTTTATTCTCGATTATACGGCTGTTATCGAGGCCTGCCTAGAACACGATTTGATTAAATTAACATGA
- a CDS encoding SDR family oxidoreductase encodes MKRTTDPQEIDFKSKFDLQDKVIIITGACGLIGRAFCEAAAQFGAHIVVADIEKANPTEFADSLTKRHNRTMLGVTVDVVDKSSVQQLLDITLKTFSKVNGLVNSHQNKTNSFFEKFEDYTEDNWDAVVETNLKGTFLSCQVIGTWMANHKGGKIVNIPSTYSVVAPNQNLYKGTNMGCPAAYSASKGGVDALSRYLASYWANKNIQVNMITPHGVWNKHEENFEENFSQFSPMERMSYNHEVASALIYLLSDASSYVTGDNMLVEGGWTVW; translated from the coding sequence ATGAAAAGAACTACCGACCCACAAGAAATTGACTTCAAATCAAAATTTGATCTTCAAGATAAAGTAATTATTATAACGGGTGCCTGCGGTTTAATTGGTCGGGCCTTCTGTGAAGCTGCGGCACAATTTGGCGCTCATATTGTCGTGGCCGATATTGAAAAAGCTAATCCCACTGAGTTCGCCGATTCACTTACTAAAAGACACAATAGAACGATGCTGGGAGTCACAGTTGATGTGGTAGACAAGAGCTCAGTTCAGCAATTATTAGATATAACTTTAAAAACTTTTTCAAAAGTCAATGGACTCGTAAATAGTCATCAAAATAAAACCAATAGTTTTTTTGAGAAATTTGAAGATTATACTGAAGATAATTGGGATGCTGTTGTGGAAACAAACTTAAAGGGGACTTTCCTAAGCTGCCAAGTTATCGGCACATGGATGGCGAATCATAAGGGTGGGAAAATTGTTAATATCCCATCAACTTATTCTGTCGTCGCTCCTAATCAAAATCTTTATAAAGGCACAAACATGGGTTGTCCTGCCGCCTATTCTGCGAGCAAAGGTGGGGTTGATGCACTCTCAAGGTATCTGGCTTCATATTGGGCAAATAAAAACATTCAAGTCAATATGATAACTCCTCATGGTGTCTGGAATAAGCATGAAGAGAATTTTGAAGAGAATTTCTCGCAATTCTCTCCTATGGAAAGAATGAGCTACAACCATGAAGTCGCCTCTGCACTAATCTATCTTTTAAGCGATGCCTCCTCATATGTCACTGGTGACAATATGCTCGTAGAGGGCGGTTGGACGGTCTGGTGA
- a CDS encoding GNAT family N-acetyltransferase codes for MAHFLKGNNLELEAISLDHISDKYISWFHDKDVKKGLYSGRKPASTTSLESYIATTLANPKAIMFAIIYQSEHIGNIKIDNFDSISQTAELGILIGEKQHWGKGLGFEACQLVIDYAFNELNFRKILLSVFTNNPNATRLYEKLGFNIEGQLKEQVYIDGQYVDKIYMGLFKDK; via the coding sequence ATGGCACATTTTTTAAAAGGTAATAATTTAGAGTTAGAAGCCATCTCTTTAGATCACATTTCTGACAAATATATATCATGGTTTCACGATAAAGATGTCAAAAAAGGATTATATTCTGGTCGAAAGCCTGCCAGCACAACAAGTCTGGAGTCATATATAGCCACTACTTTGGCAAACCCTAAAGCTATAATGTTTGCTATCATTTATCAAAGTGAACACATCGGAAATATAAAGATCGATAATTTTGATTCCATCTCACAAACAGCAGAATTAGGCATATTAATTGGTGAAAAGCAACACTGGGGAAAGGGCCTAGGCTTCGAAGCTTGTCAACTTGTTATTGATTATGCGTTTAATGAATTAAATTTTAGAAAAATTCTTCTGAGTGTTTTCACCAACAACCCAAATGCGACTAGATTATATGAAAAACTTGGATTTAATATTGAAGGACAATTAAAGGAACAAGTTTACATTGATGGCCAGTATGTAGATAAAATTTATATGGGTTTATTTAAAGATAAATGA
- a CDS encoding ABC transporter ATP-binding protein, translated as MNNIIKALKFLNKILNRKDKKNAMLVALAMLINVLSDLLSLALVLPVINLVLTDDFLQKNDSVKYLYDFFGFWQEKTFIIATCLSLFIIFLIKNLLSLWIARFQIKHIQNFVNNNALQLLEIYFRKGLNYIKNNNSNKLIFNIYAGSQRLGNNVLLSLINLGNECLIILLITISIALYDIKIVMLLALLITPFFLIFYRKTKHKISALGYSLNKETPKLNEYLFQTFHGYCDTVVSDTFPYQKQRITDKLNTLKDIQTKSFLYRLCPTKIIETCLILSISTIVIYGIYFIDSKEQLITLIGIFFLAAYRTMPSINRIMIALMSLNENLFLLDTLKDLNQKASHEEKPSTVKFTSSLKLENISYAFPDKPHDFIFENFDLEIKKGETVGIIGSSGSGKTTLMNILLGFYPLSKGHYLIDEQDIENFNKNSFYGKVGYVQQNVYLTDSSIASNVAYGQNENDFDRDKIKHCLEQAQLTEFHLTQEQGIDSLIGENGVKISGGQRQRIGIARALYYDAEILFFDEATSALDSQTEDEITKAIESLSKTNLTIIIIAHRISTLKHTDYIIELNNGRIQKTLEQK; from the coding sequence ATGAATAATATCATTAAAGCCTTAAAATTTTTAAATAAAATCCTCAATCGCAAAGACAAGAAAAATGCCATGCTGGTGGCCTTGGCCATGTTGATTAATGTGCTCTCGGATCTACTCAGCTTGGCACTAGTCCTCCCCGTGATCAACCTCGTCTTAACTGACGACTTTCTTCAAAAGAATGACTCAGTCAAATACTTATACGACTTTTTTGGTTTCTGGCAGGAAAAAACGTTTATTATTGCGACGTGTCTAAGTCTTTTTATTATATTTTTAATAAAAAATCTTCTCAGCCTGTGGATTGCTCGTTTTCAAATCAAGCATATCCAAAATTTTGTCAATAATAATGCCCTCCAACTTCTAGAGATTTACTTTAGGAAAGGTCTCAATTATATTAAAAATAATAACTCTAATAAATTAATATTTAATATTTATGCCGGTAGTCAGCGCCTCGGGAATAATGTTTTATTAAGTCTCATTAATCTTGGCAATGAATGTTTAATCATTCTTCTAATCACCATCTCCATTGCCCTTTACGATATCAAGATAGTTATGCTTCTCGCCCTTTTAATCACACCTTTTTTTCTCATCTTTTATCGAAAAACAAAGCATAAAATAAGCGCACTTGGCTATAGCCTTAATAAAGAAACTCCAAAACTGAATGAATATCTCTTTCAAACATTCCACGGTTATTGCGATACAGTAGTGAGCGATACTTTTCCCTATCAAAAACAGCGTATTACTGATAAGCTTAATACCCTCAAAGATATTCAAACAAAAAGCTTTCTCTACAGACTCTGTCCCACGAAAATTATCGAAACTTGCCTCATCTTATCAATTAGTACTATTGTGATCTATGGTATCTATTTTATCGACTCTAAAGAACAACTCATCACGCTTATAGGAATATTTTTCCTTGCGGCCTACCGCACCATGCCTTCTATCAATAGGATCATGATTGCCCTCATGAGCTTAAACGAAAATTTGTTTTTACTTGATACACTTAAAGACCTCAACCAAAAAGCATCTCACGAAGAAAAACCTAGTACAGTCAAATTCACTTCCTCTCTAAAGCTCGAAAATATCTCCTATGCTTTTCCGGATAAACCCCATGACTTTATTTTTGAAAATTTTGATTTAGAAATAAAAAAAGGAGAAACGGTGGGCATCATCGGTAGCTCCGGCTCGGGTAAAACAACTTTAATGAATATCCTTCTCGGTTTCTACCCCCTGAGCAAAGGTCACTACCTCATTGATGAACAAGATATCGAGAATTTCAACAAAAACTCCTTTTACGGCAAAGTCGGCTATGTTCAACAAAACGTCTATTTAACGGATAGCTCTATTGCTTCCAATGTGGCTTATGGTCAAAATGAAAATGATTTTGATAGAGACAAAATAAAACACTGCTTAGAACAAGCTCAACTTACTGAGTTTCACCTCACTCAAGAGCAAGGGATTGATAGCCTTATTGGTGAAAATGGCGTCAAGATTTCTGGAGGTCAACGACAACGCATTGGTATTGCTCGCGCGCTCTATTACGATGCCGAGATCCTCTTTTTTGATGAAGCGACATCAGCCTTAGATAGTCAAACCGAAGATGAAATTACTAAAGCTATTGAGTCTTTAAGTAAAACCAACTTAACCATCATTATCATAGCTCATCGCATTTCCACACTTAAACATACAGACTATATTATTGAATTAAATAACGGTCGTATTCAAAAGACACTAGAACAGAAATAA
- a CDS encoding glycosyltransferase family 2 protein codes for MISIIIPNFNKASFITETLDSLLGQLFTDWEVIIIDDCSSDDSLAIINEYLIKDTRFRLIKNSTNSGGSYSRNRGLDDAKGEYLIFLDSDDILSPKCLELRYSSIRNSDYNLVVFPMGTFYKTIGDSPSQWIPKARDNHLKKFLSHDIPWSIMQTIWRKDFLFALEGFDEYYPRLQDVELHTRALLDKGLNYHIDNSGTTDCFYRIDERRLNFNQDDFMLRCYRGIELYITKFSTLLDKKHLKFLRGTYFSFLNQVLNKKITQQINRDTYENIYNKLSTVSLPHLKLSALAKLHLNLYCRLYLCGAYKIKGFNFIFKKIFQKL; via the coding sequence ATGATTTCCATCATTATTCCGAATTTTAATAAGGCTTCCTTCATTACTGAAACCTTAGACTCATTGTTAGGTCAACTTTTCACTGATTGGGAAGTCATCATTATAGATGATTGTTCAAGCGATGATTCATTAGCGATCATCAATGAGTATTTAATCAAAGACACACGCTTCCGTTTAATTAAAAATTCGACGAATTCAGGTGGATCGTATTCACGTAATCGAGGTCTTGATGACGCAAAAGGCGAGTACCTGATTTTCCTTGATTCAGATGATATACTCTCTCCGAAATGTTTAGAATTACGCTATTCTTCTATACGTAACTCTGACTACAACTTAGTCGTATTTCCAATGGGAACTTTTTATAAAACAATCGGTGATTCCCCAAGTCAATGGATTCCTAAGGCAAGAGATAATCACCTAAAGAAATTTCTTAGTCATGATATACCTTGGTCAATCATGCAAACTATCTGGCGCAAAGATTTTTTATTTGCCTTAGAAGGCTTTGACGAATACTACCCCCGACTCCAAGATGTCGAACTTCATACTCGCGCCCTACTGGACAAGGGTCTAAATTATCATATAGATAATTCCGGTACAACTGATTGTTTTTATAGAATTGATGAGCGTCGTTTAAATTTTAATCAAGATGATTTCATGCTACGTTGCTACAGGGGAATCGAGCTCTATATCACCAAGTTTAGTACTTTATTAGACAAAAAACACTTAAAATTCTTAAGAGGGACATACTTTTCCTTTCTCAATCAAGTACTTAATAAAAAAATCACACAGCAAATCAACCGCGACACCTACGAAAACATCTATAATAAACTTTCAACTGTGTCCTTACCTCATTTAAAGTTATCAGCTCTCGCGAAACTCCATTTAAACTTATATTGTCGTCTATATCTTTGCGGTGCCTATAAAATCAAAGGCTTTAATTTCATCTTTAAAAAAATATTTCAAAAACTGTGA
- a CDS encoding glycosyltransferase encodes MLISVIIPCFNVEDYIQECLESVYQQTYVNLEVICIDNKSSDTTWAKLQELKNTYPTLILEEEIKPGAPAARNKGLALAKGEWIQFLDADDLLLQDKLTHQMSLIKTETNMIVATSFRRNTNGHEKSMSINRDAWLGLFSTSLGITSANLWKKDLLVEVNGWNDSLKSSQEYNLMFRCLQNDANICFDDKPLTIIRERESGQISQSNPGPKWIRYIELRKNILSYLKENNPVIIKENNTFFQQRLFNAIRTLYPHAPQRAISFHHELIDKKFRPSVDGTNTKNYILMYNILGFRLTEKIKSLFK; translated from the coding sequence ATGCTCATTAGTGTTATCATCCCTTGTTTTAATGTCGAAGACTACATACAAGAATGTTTAGAGTCGGTTTACCAACAGACTTATGTAAATCTTGAAGTTATCTGTATTGATAACAAGTCTTCTGATACGACTTGGGCTAAGTTGCAAGAATTAAAAAATACCTATCCCACTTTAATTCTTGAGGAAGAAATCAAGCCCGGTGCTCCAGCAGCTAGAAATAAAGGTTTAGCCTTAGCTAAAGGTGAGTGGATACAATTTCTCGATGCTGATGATTTATTGTTACAAGATAAGCTTACCCATCAGATGAGCTTAATCAAAACTGAAACCAACATGATTGTAGCGACTTCTTTTCGACGAAATACCAATGGCCATGAAAAGAGTATGAGTATCAATAGAGATGCTTGGCTAGGCCTTTTTAGTACCTCGCTTGGAATTACATCGGCAAATTTATGGAAAAAAGACTTGCTCGTAGAAGTAAATGGATGGAATGATAGCCTAAAAAGTAGTCAAGAATACAACCTTATGTTTCGTTGCCTACAAAATGATGCGAATATCTGTTTCGATGATAAGCCATTAACCATTATACGAGAACGTGAATCCGGCCAAATATCACAATCTAATCCAGGACCCAAATGGATTCGCTACATAGAACTGCGAAAAAATATCCTAAGTTATCTTAAAGAAAATAATCCAGTGATAATTAAAGAAAACAATACTTTCTTTCAACAGCGTCTTTTCAATGCTATTAGAACTCTTTATCCGCATGCTCCCCAACGAGCAATTTCATTTCACCATGAACTTATTGACAAAAAATTTCGTCCTTCAGTCGATGGAACCAACACGAAAAATTATATCCTCATGTACAACATTCTGGGTTTTAGATTAACAGAAAAAATCAAATCTCTATTCAAATGA